Proteins from one Limanda limanda chromosome 4, fLimLim1.1, whole genome shotgun sequence genomic window:
- the LOC133000562 gene encoding ataxin-7 isoform X2 — MSERAEDDVRGEQRRAARQQLKQQQQLQRGEGSTAMATVAERRSLPSPDIMLGQPWSSWVDAAKLHGHDGAESEESFKDLGKNREAMRLCREDMPIFGQCPAQDDFYLVMCSHCGQVVKPQAFQAHYERRHSSASKPASTSPFPVSGRNRSSTGLGPGLSSGSVAGVTTGGILGRPSTAGSSLSSSTSSSTSNPKLLKPAKEKLPGTQRRTPFPPFRMLPPDKTHLTPAVKVEKMHLRVDSSAKLVQAPPAPTTTPSSSTSSSSTTVSSNTTTITTSSSALKPGLNCPSIPKPPSLTLGQIPNGKGHLSALSDKKQDSSSASSRRHPSRKVNEREFNADIHCGVVDITARKTCTRSLTCKTHSLSQRRAVPGRRKRFDTLLAEHKNRARDRDLNPPHSQQNPPLRDPHPPSNLATAHDPHQGAHGNGPAPEATKPLPLCKPKFSPGLPRLNSSHGVGTPGDPAVVHESPHHPQSTPDGFSRPSSDEGENEEREENTDKLDCHYSGYHPRPAAHCTFGSRLLGRGFYSFDRRWDKARCAITTMMDKHVNSQMWKKIPLALENSSSVAPTHRTSTNSHGSTPSSGFLGPPATLPQTPYSQSYEGKSVLSYGTTLNARSSPQGGAEHPAYGTTQARQVSSLPQMPSAHSSSSSSSVSSLASGRALKSRSSSSSTTKSSSSFRPKEISPVSSASVVPNATGGGSSGANSNISSPSVSAGKKRKNSSLLSSSHCASESSSSNANYSSSSSFKKNCANVGSSGSTYHHSSLGSSSSSSLSSSHSGVHSVGLNCGPNVRTNSLSLKAEPPGGSVGGSSGPPARGPPSGSPAESIKRMSVVMNSSDSTLSLGPFVHHQSSSDHHTSFSHHTSDGRLEGKKRKSSPVSSSINSGGGGGGLGVGGGGPGPGRPKVAKSPAINNIHGKHGRSIPGTPGLPNNSHLHQPKARP, encoded by the exons ACATGCCCATATTCGGCCAGTGTCCCGCACAGGACGACTTCTACCTGGTGATGTGCAGCCACTGTGGTCAAGTAGTCAAGCCCCAAGCCTTCCAAGCACACTACG AGAGAAGACATAGTTCAGCCAGCAAGCCAGCCTCCACCTCGCCCTTCCCCGTGTCAGGCAGGAACCGGAGCAGCACTGGGCTTGGGCCTGGGCTGAGCTCGGGGTCTGTAGCTGGGGTGACGACTGGAGGCATCCTTGGCCGACCCTCAACTGCTGGATCCAGCTTGTCCTCTTCGACCTCCTCCTCGACCTCTAATCCCAAACTCCTCAAACCAGCCAAAGAGAAGCTGCCAGGCACTCAGCGAAGAACCCCCTTTCCACCTTTCAGAATGCTCCCGCCAGATAAGACTCA CCTCACCCCGGCTGTCAAGGTGGAGAAGATGCACCTGAGGGTGGACTCGTCAGCTAAGCTGGTGCAGGCCCCACCtgcccccaccaccaccccatcctcctccacatcctcctctAGCACCACTGTGAGCTCCAACACtaccaccatcaccacctcaTCATCAGCCCTTAAACCAGGCCTTAACTGTCCCTCCATACCAAAGCCTCCGTCACTGACCCTGGGTCAGATCCCCAACGGCAAGGGCCACCTCTCGGCCCTCTCAGACAAGAAGCAGGACAGCAGCAGTGCCAGTAGCAGACGCCACCCCAGCAGGAAAGTAAATG AACGTGAGTTCAATGCAGATATCCACTGTGGCGTTGTGGATATTACAGCTCGGAAAACATGCACAAGATCTCTAACATGCAAG ACACATTCCTTAAGCCAGCGAAGGGCGGTGCCAGGGCGGAGGAAGCGCTTTGACACATTGCTGGCGGAGCACAAGAACAGAGCAAGGGACAGAGACCTCAATCCACCCCATTCCCAGCAAAACCCCCCTCTCAGGGACCCACACCCCCCCTCCAACCTCGCCACTGCCCATGACCCGCACCAGGGGGCTCATGGCAACGGCCCTGCCCCAGAAGCCACTAAGCCTTTGCCACTCTGCAAGCCCAAATTTAGTCCTGGTCTTCCACG ACTAAACAGCAGTCACGGAGTTGGCACCCCTGGAGACCCTGCGGTAGTCCACGAATCACCACACCATCCCCAAAGTACCCCCGATGGGTTTTCCCGACCCTCGAGTGATGAGGGCGAGAACGAGGAGCGGGAGGAAAACACTGACAAACTGGACTGTCATTATTCAGGTTATCACCCTCGACCGGCAGCT CACTGTACCTTTGGAAGTCGACTGCTTGGAAGAGGCTTCTATTCGTTTGACCGGCGATGGGACAAAGCTCGATGTGCAATTACCACAATGATGGACAAGCATGTCAACTCTCAGATGTGGAA GAAAATCCCATTGGCCTTGGAGAACTCCTCCTCCGTTGCACCTACCCATAGGACAAGCACAAATTCCCATGGTAGCACTCCCTCCTCAGGCTTCCTGGGCCCCCCTGCCACCTTGCCCCAGACTCCTTATAGCCAATCATACGAGGGCAAATCTGTGCTCTCCTATGGGACCACCTTAAATGCCCGTAGCTCCCCACAGGGTGGGGCTGAGCACCCGGCCTACGGCACTACGCAGGCCCGACAAGTGTCTTCGTTGCCGCAGATGCCTTCAGCCCACTcgtcctcatcttcttcttcagtttcttCCCTAGCCTCAGGCCGGGCGCTCAAGTCccgctcctccagcagcagcactacCAAGTCATCATCGTCCTTCAGGCCCAAGGAGatctcccctgtctcctccgCTTCTGTCGTCCCCAACGCCACTGGTGGGGGCAGCAGTGGAGCTAACAGTAACATTAGCAGCCCTAGCGTCAGCGCtgggaagaaaaggaagaacagctctctcctctcttcgtCCCATTGCGCCTCtgaatcctcctcctctaatgccaactactcttcctcctcctctttcaagAAGAACTGTGCAAATGTCGGCAGCTCAGGGAGCACCTACCACCACAGCTCATTAGGctcttcatcctcatcgtcATTATCCTCCTCCCACAGCGGAGTCCACAGCGTGGGGCTTAACTGTGGCCCCAATGTGCGGACCAACTCACTAAGCCTCAAGGCCGAGCCTCCTGGAGGTTCAGTAGGAGGCTCTTCGGGGCCCCCTGCACGAGGTCCTCCCTCGGGCAGCCCGGCAGAGTCCATCAAGCGTATGAGTGTGGTAATGAACAGCAGTGACTCCACCCTTTCCCTGGGGCCCTTTGTCCACCACCAGTCCTCATCTGACCACCACACCAGCTTCAGCCACCACACCTCAGACGGGCGCCTGGAGGGCAAGAAGCGCAAAAGCTCTCCTGTCTCCAGCAGCATTAATAGcggaggtgggggaggagggctGGGAGTAGGAGGAGGGGGACCTGGACCTGGTAGACCCAAAGTGGCCAAGTCACCCGCCATTAACAACATCCATGGGAAACATGGTCGGAGCATTCCAGGGACGCCAGGGCTGCCAAACAACTCACATCTACATCAG CCAAAGGCTCGTCCCTGA
- the LOC133000562 gene encoding ataxin-7 isoform X1, whose amino-acid sequence MSERAEDDVRGEQRRAARQQLKQQQQLQRGEGSTAMATVAERRSLPSPDIMLGQPWSSWVDAAKLHGHDGAESEESFKDLGKNREAMRLCREDMPIFGQCPAQDDFYLVMCSHCGQVVKPQAFQAHYERRHSSASKPASTSPFPVSGRNRSSTGLGPGLSSGSVAGVTTGGILGRPSTAGSSLSSSTSSSTSNPKLLKPAKEKLPGTQRRTPFPPFRMLPPDKTHLTPAVKVEKMHLRVDSSAKLVQAPPAPTTTPSSSTSSSSTTVSSNTTTITTSSSALKPGLNCPSIPKPPSLTLGQIPNGKGHLSALSDKKQDSSSASSRRHPSRKVNEREFNADIHCGVVDITARKTCTRSLTCKTHSLSQRRAVPGRRKRFDTLLAEHKNRARDRDLNPPHSQQNPPLRDPHPPSNLATAHDPHQGAHGNGPAPEATKPLPLCKPKFSPGLPRLNSSHGVGTPGDPAVVHESPHHPQSTPDGFSRPSSDEGENEEREENTDKLDCHYSGYHPRPAAHCTFGSRLLGRGFYSFDRRWDKARCAITTMMDKHVNSQMWKKIPLALENSSSVAPTHRTSTNSHGSTPSSGFLGPPATLPQTPYSQSYEGKSVLSYGTTLNARSSPQGGAEHPAYGTTQARQVSSLPQMPSAHSSSSSSSVSSLASGRALKSRSSSSSTTKSSSSFRPKEISPVSSASVVPNATGGGSSGANSNISSPSVSAGKKRKNSSLLSSSHCASESSSSNANYSSSSSFKKNCANVGSSGSTYHHSSLGSSSSSSLSSSHSGVHSVGLNCGPNVRTNSLSLKAEPPGGSVGGSSGPPARGPPSGSPAESIKRMSVVMNSSDSTLSLGPFVHHQSSSDHHTSFSHHTSDGRLEGKKRKSSPVSSSINSGGGGGGLGVGGGGPGPGRPKVAKSPAINNIHGKHGRSIPGTPGLPNNSHLHQVCSVFCTIQDVF is encoded by the exons ACATGCCCATATTCGGCCAGTGTCCCGCACAGGACGACTTCTACCTGGTGATGTGCAGCCACTGTGGTCAAGTAGTCAAGCCCCAAGCCTTCCAAGCACACTACG AGAGAAGACATAGTTCAGCCAGCAAGCCAGCCTCCACCTCGCCCTTCCCCGTGTCAGGCAGGAACCGGAGCAGCACTGGGCTTGGGCCTGGGCTGAGCTCGGGGTCTGTAGCTGGGGTGACGACTGGAGGCATCCTTGGCCGACCCTCAACTGCTGGATCCAGCTTGTCCTCTTCGACCTCCTCCTCGACCTCTAATCCCAAACTCCTCAAACCAGCCAAAGAGAAGCTGCCAGGCACTCAGCGAAGAACCCCCTTTCCACCTTTCAGAATGCTCCCGCCAGATAAGACTCA CCTCACCCCGGCTGTCAAGGTGGAGAAGATGCACCTGAGGGTGGACTCGTCAGCTAAGCTGGTGCAGGCCCCACCtgcccccaccaccaccccatcctcctccacatcctcctctAGCACCACTGTGAGCTCCAACACtaccaccatcaccacctcaTCATCAGCCCTTAAACCAGGCCTTAACTGTCCCTCCATACCAAAGCCTCCGTCACTGACCCTGGGTCAGATCCCCAACGGCAAGGGCCACCTCTCGGCCCTCTCAGACAAGAAGCAGGACAGCAGCAGTGCCAGTAGCAGACGCCACCCCAGCAGGAAAGTAAATG AACGTGAGTTCAATGCAGATATCCACTGTGGCGTTGTGGATATTACAGCTCGGAAAACATGCACAAGATCTCTAACATGCAAG ACACATTCCTTAAGCCAGCGAAGGGCGGTGCCAGGGCGGAGGAAGCGCTTTGACACATTGCTGGCGGAGCACAAGAACAGAGCAAGGGACAGAGACCTCAATCCACCCCATTCCCAGCAAAACCCCCCTCTCAGGGACCCACACCCCCCCTCCAACCTCGCCACTGCCCATGACCCGCACCAGGGGGCTCATGGCAACGGCCCTGCCCCAGAAGCCACTAAGCCTTTGCCACTCTGCAAGCCCAAATTTAGTCCTGGTCTTCCACG ACTAAACAGCAGTCACGGAGTTGGCACCCCTGGAGACCCTGCGGTAGTCCACGAATCACCACACCATCCCCAAAGTACCCCCGATGGGTTTTCCCGACCCTCGAGTGATGAGGGCGAGAACGAGGAGCGGGAGGAAAACACTGACAAACTGGACTGTCATTATTCAGGTTATCACCCTCGACCGGCAGCT CACTGTACCTTTGGAAGTCGACTGCTTGGAAGAGGCTTCTATTCGTTTGACCGGCGATGGGACAAAGCTCGATGTGCAATTACCACAATGATGGACAAGCATGTCAACTCTCAGATGTGGAA GAAAATCCCATTGGCCTTGGAGAACTCCTCCTCCGTTGCACCTACCCATAGGACAAGCACAAATTCCCATGGTAGCACTCCCTCCTCAGGCTTCCTGGGCCCCCCTGCCACCTTGCCCCAGACTCCTTATAGCCAATCATACGAGGGCAAATCTGTGCTCTCCTATGGGACCACCTTAAATGCCCGTAGCTCCCCACAGGGTGGGGCTGAGCACCCGGCCTACGGCACTACGCAGGCCCGACAAGTGTCTTCGTTGCCGCAGATGCCTTCAGCCCACTcgtcctcatcttcttcttcagtttcttCCCTAGCCTCAGGCCGGGCGCTCAAGTCccgctcctccagcagcagcactacCAAGTCATCATCGTCCTTCAGGCCCAAGGAGatctcccctgtctcctccgCTTCTGTCGTCCCCAACGCCACTGGTGGGGGCAGCAGTGGAGCTAACAGTAACATTAGCAGCCCTAGCGTCAGCGCtgggaagaaaaggaagaacagctctctcctctcttcgtCCCATTGCGCCTCtgaatcctcctcctctaatgccaactactcttcctcctcctctttcaagAAGAACTGTGCAAATGTCGGCAGCTCAGGGAGCACCTACCACCACAGCTCATTAGGctcttcatcctcatcgtcATTATCCTCCTCCCACAGCGGAGTCCACAGCGTGGGGCTTAACTGTGGCCCCAATGTGCGGACCAACTCACTAAGCCTCAAGGCCGAGCCTCCTGGAGGTTCAGTAGGAGGCTCTTCGGGGCCCCCTGCACGAGGTCCTCCCTCGGGCAGCCCGGCAGAGTCCATCAAGCGTATGAGTGTGGTAATGAACAGCAGTGACTCCACCCTTTCCCTGGGGCCCTTTGTCCACCACCAGTCCTCATCTGACCACCACACCAGCTTCAGCCACCACACCTCAGACGGGCGCCTGGAGGGCAAGAAGCGCAAAAGCTCTCCTGTCTCCAGCAGCATTAATAGcggaggtgggggaggagggctGGGAGTAGGAGGAGGGGGACCTGGACCTGGTAGACCCAAAGTGGCCAAGTCACCCGCCATTAACAACATCCATGGGAAACATGGTCGGAGCATTCCAGGGACGCCAGGGCTGCCAAACAACTCACATCTACATCAGGTGTGTTCAGTTTTCTGCACCATCCAGGATGTGTTTTAA
- the psmd6 gene encoding 26S proteasome non-ATPase regulatory subunit 6, translated as MPMENLEEEGLPKNPDLRIAQLKFLLTMDGHRQDVKVKTELMDAIKANNMAPYYESLCKDLKWPLDADLLSKMKKANEEELKRLDDVLEDADTNLGESEIRDAMMARAEYLIRIGDKEGALTAFRKTYDKTVALGHRLDIVFYLLRIGLFYMDSDLITRNSEKAKSLIEEGGDWDRRNRLKVYQGLYCVAIRDFKQAAELFLDTVSTFTSYELMDYKTFVTYTVYVCMIALKRPDLREKVIKGAEILEVLHSLPTIRQYLFSLYECRYSVFFQSLATVEQEMKKDWLFAPHYRHYVREMRIQAYSQLLESYRSLTLGYMGEAFGVSTEFIDQELSRFIAAGRLHCKIDKVNEIVETNRPDSKNWQYQETIKKGDLLLNRVQKLSRVINM; from the exons ATGCCGATGgaaaacctggaggaggagggtctgCCCAAGAACCCCGACCTGCGGATAGCGCAGCTCAAGTTCCTGCTGACGATGGACGGCCACCGACAGGACGTCAAAGTGAAGACGGAGCTCATGGACGCTATCAAAGCTAACA acaTGGCTCCGTATTATGAGAGTCTGTGTAAGGACCTGAAGTGGCCGCTGGACGCAGATCTGCTGAGCAAGATGAAGAAGGCGAACGAGGAAGAGCTGAAGCGTCTGGACGACGTGCTGGAGGACGCAGACACGAACCTGGGAGAGAGCGAGATACGAGACGCCATGATGGCCAGAGCTGAATATCTTATCCGAATTGGAGACAAG gagGGCGCCCTAACAGCCTTCAGGAAGACCTATGACAAGACAGTTGCTCTGGGTCACCGACTAGACATCGTCTTCTACCTGCTGAGGATCGGACTCTTCTACATGGATAGTGACCTCATCACACGCAACTCTGAGAAAGCAAAGAG cctcattGAGGAGGGGGGCGACTGGGACCGAAGGAATCGCCTGAAGGTCTACCAGGGTCTTTACTGTGTGGCCATCAGGGACTTCAAGCAAGCTGCTGAGCTCTTCCTCGACACAgtctccaccttcacctcctaCGAGCTCATGGACTACAAGACGTTCGTCACCTACACCGTTTACGTCTGCATGATCGCCCTCAAAAGGCCTGATCTACGTGAAAAG GTCATAAAGGGAGCAGAGATCTTGGAGGTGCTGCACAGTCTGCCCACTATCCGCCAGTATCTTTTCTCGCTCTACGAGTGCCGCTACTCTGTCTTCTTCCAGTCTCTGG CCACGGTGGAGCAGGAGATGAAGAAGGACTGGCTCTTTGCTCCACATTACCGCCACTATGTGAGGGAGATGAGGATCCAGGCCTACAGCCAGCTCCTGGAGTCCTACCGCTCCCTCACCCTGGGCTACATGGGTGAGGCCTTCGGGGTCAGCACCGAGTTCATCGACCA GGAACTGTCTCGGTTCATTGCGGCCGGCCGTCTTCACTGTAAAATTGATAAAGTGAATGAGATTGTGGAAACAAATAG ACCTGATAGTAAAAACTGGCAGTACCAGGAAACCATCAAGAAGGGCGACCTGCTCCTCAACAGAGTCCAGAAGCTGTCGAGAGTCATCAACATGTAA
- the slc2a9l1 gene encoding solute carrier family 2 member 9, like 1 isoform X1, which produces MESFLRLLTRGNGFLLIIILGAGGSFQSGYHLSDLSSPSPFIQRFINSSWYDRYDDPPPAQTVTIIWSLIVSLYAVGGLCGAVSVKFISGRLGRKTAVIFNSLLSMVAAGIMLTSKIANSFEMIIVARILYGFSSGLGVSLHVMYLGEIAPRKIRGIVTLTSATFSSLGKLTGQFFGLSEILGREELWNIYLSVPAVFSLVNIMALPFLPDAPRYLLIEKGDDKACKKALESLWGPADYKEEMDEMLTEQAAMEAAPPKSPLQLLSDRTVRWQLISMSVIYTCNQLSGMSAISTFSFDIFLEAGIPADKIRYVSLGLAVCEIITSISCGLIIERTGRRPLLWGGYGVLSACLVFVTITMNLQKSSYWVPYVTAGLIFIFIIFFCGGPGGATATLNSELFIQSNRVAALVLMGIQRWSIFAVMGFVFPFLINTLHSYCFVLFACVCLLGCLFIFFVLPETKGKTLLEISEEFEAITVCRKSFVGKKSVETRL; this is translated from the exons ATGGAATCCTTTCTACGGCTACTG ACTCGTGGCAATGGTTTTTTGCTCATCATTATTCTGGGAGCTGGAGGAAGTTTTCAGTCTGGTTACCACTTGTCTGATTTAAGTTCTCCCTCACCG tttATACAGCGCTTCATCAACAGCAGCTGGTATGACAGATATGATGACCCTCCGCCTGCTCAGACCGTCACCATCATATGGTCCCTCATCGTCTCCTTGTATGCTGTCGGGGGACTCTGTGGTGCTGTCTCTGTCAAATTCATCTCAGGCAGGCTGGGGAG AAAAACGGCAGTGATCTTCAACAGCCTCCTTTCCATGGTTGCAGCAGGGATCATGCTGACAAGCAAAATTGCCAATTCCTTTGAAATGATCATTGTGGCAAGGATCCTGTACGGCTTCTCATCGG GTTTGGGAGTGAGCTTACATGTGATGTACCTCGGAGAGATCGCTCCTAGAAAGATTAGAGGCATAGTAACTCTCACCTCAGCAACCTTCTCGTCACTTGGCAAACTCACAGGACAGTTTTTTGGATTAAG tGAGATCCTCGGACGTGAGGAGCTGTGGAACATCTACCTCAGCGTCCctgcagttttctctctggTTAATATCATGGCGCTGCCTTTTCTTCCAGACGCTCCCAGATATTTACTTATTGAGAAAGGTGATGATAAGGCATGCAAAAAAG CCCTCGAGAGCCTGTGGGGTCCAGCTGACTACAAAGAGGAGATGGATGAGATGTTGACAGAGCAGGCTGCCATGGAAGCCGCTCCACCAAAGAGccccctgcagctgctgagtgaCAGGACGGTCCGCTGGCAGCTCATCTCCATGTCCGTCATCTACACCTGCAACCAGCTGTCCGGCATGTCTGCT ATCAGCACCTTCTCCTTTGACATCTTCTTGGAGGCGGGGATACCGGCAGACAAGATCCGCTACGTCAGTCTTGGTCTCGCAGTTTGTGAGATCATCACCTCAATCTCCTGT GGTCTGATCATTGAGCGCACAGGGAGGAGGCCGTTGCTGTGGGGGGGCTATGGAGTCTTGTCGGCCTGCTTGGTGTTTGTTACTATCACAATGAACCTGCAG AAGTCCAGTTACTGGGTTCCTTACGTTACTGCTGGTttgatcttcatcttcatcatcttcttttgTGGAGGACCTG GGGGAGCGACAGCGACTCTCAACAGTGAGTTGTTTATCCAGTCCAATCGAGTGGCAGCGCTTGTCCTCATGGGAATCCAGCGCTGGTCTATTTTCGCTGTGATGGGTTTCGTCTTTCCATTCCTCATT AACACCCTCCACTCTTACTGCTTTGTGCTGTTCGCCTGCGTGTGCCTGCTGGGTTGTCTCTTTATCTTCTTCGTCCTGCCTGAGACCAAAGGAAAGACCCTGCTGGAGATCTCTGAGGAGTTTGAAGCCATCACTGTCTGTAGGAAATCCTTCGTAGGAAAGAAAAGTGTGGAGACCAGGTTATAA
- the slc2a9l1 gene encoding solute carrier family 2 member 9, like 1 isoform X2 produces MESFLRLLTRGNGFLLIIILGAGGSFQSGYHLSDLSSPSPFIQRFINSSWYDRYDDPPPAQTVTIIWSLIVSLYAVGGLCGAVSVKFISGRLGRKTAVIFNSLLSMVAAGIMLTSKIANSFEMIIVARILYGFSSGLGVSLHVMYLGEIAPRKIRGIVTLTSATFSSLGKLTGQFFGLSEILGREELWNIYLSVPAVFSLVNIMALPFLPDAPRYLLIEKGDDKACKKALESLWGPADYKEEMDEMLTEQAAMEAAPPKSPLQLLSDRTVRWQLISMSVIYTCNQLSGMSAISTFSFDIFLEAGIPADKIRYVSLGLAVCEIITSISCGLIIERTGRRPLLWGGYGVLSACLVFVTITMNLQSSYWVPYVTAGLIFIFIIFFCGGPGGATATLNSELFIQSNRVAALVLMGIQRWSIFAVMGFVFPFLINTLHSYCFVLFACVCLLGCLFIFFVLPETKGKTLLEISEEFEAITVCRKSFVGKKSVETRL; encoded by the exons ATGGAATCCTTTCTACGGCTACTG ACTCGTGGCAATGGTTTTTTGCTCATCATTATTCTGGGAGCTGGAGGAAGTTTTCAGTCTGGTTACCACTTGTCTGATTTAAGTTCTCCCTCACCG tttATACAGCGCTTCATCAACAGCAGCTGGTATGACAGATATGATGACCCTCCGCCTGCTCAGACCGTCACCATCATATGGTCCCTCATCGTCTCCTTGTATGCTGTCGGGGGACTCTGTGGTGCTGTCTCTGTCAAATTCATCTCAGGCAGGCTGGGGAG AAAAACGGCAGTGATCTTCAACAGCCTCCTTTCCATGGTTGCAGCAGGGATCATGCTGACAAGCAAAATTGCCAATTCCTTTGAAATGATCATTGTGGCAAGGATCCTGTACGGCTTCTCATCGG GTTTGGGAGTGAGCTTACATGTGATGTACCTCGGAGAGATCGCTCCTAGAAAGATTAGAGGCATAGTAACTCTCACCTCAGCAACCTTCTCGTCACTTGGCAAACTCACAGGACAGTTTTTTGGATTAAG tGAGATCCTCGGACGTGAGGAGCTGTGGAACATCTACCTCAGCGTCCctgcagttttctctctggTTAATATCATGGCGCTGCCTTTTCTTCCAGACGCTCCCAGATATTTACTTATTGAGAAAGGTGATGATAAGGCATGCAAAAAAG CCCTCGAGAGCCTGTGGGGTCCAGCTGACTACAAAGAGGAGATGGATGAGATGTTGACAGAGCAGGCTGCCATGGAAGCCGCTCCACCAAAGAGccccctgcagctgctgagtgaCAGGACGGTCCGCTGGCAGCTCATCTCCATGTCCGTCATCTACACCTGCAACCAGCTGTCCGGCATGTCTGCT ATCAGCACCTTCTCCTTTGACATCTTCTTGGAGGCGGGGATACCGGCAGACAAGATCCGCTACGTCAGTCTTGGTCTCGCAGTTTGTGAGATCATCACCTCAATCTCCTGT GGTCTGATCATTGAGCGCACAGGGAGGAGGCCGTTGCTGTGGGGGGGCTATGGAGTCTTGTCGGCCTGCTTGGTGTTTGTTACTATCACAATGAACCTGCAG TCCAGTTACTGGGTTCCTTACGTTACTGCTGGTttgatcttcatcttcatcatcttcttttgTGGAGGACCTG GGGGAGCGACAGCGACTCTCAACAGTGAGTTGTTTATCCAGTCCAATCGAGTGGCAGCGCTTGTCCTCATGGGAATCCAGCGCTGGTCTATTTTCGCTGTGATGGGTTTCGTCTTTCCATTCCTCATT AACACCCTCCACTCTTACTGCTTTGTGCTGTTCGCCTGCGTGTGCCTGCTGGGTTGTCTCTTTATCTTCTTCGTCCTGCCTGAGACCAAAGGAAAGACCCTGCTGGAGATCTCTGAGGAGTTTGAAGCCATCACTGTCTGTAGGAAATCCTTCGTAGGAAAGAAAAGTGTGGAGACCAGGTTATAA